One stretch of Variovorax sp. 54 DNA includes these proteins:
- a CDS encoding aromatic ring-hydroxylating oxygenase subunit alpha — MSDLSLQLQQAASQLPVTAYFDEALYAREMQNLFARGPRYVGHRLAVPEPGDFHTLPQEHQGRALVHTPKGVELISNVCRHRQALILQGRGQLDTQAGGNIVCPLHRWTYAAKDARTTGTLIGAPHFDQDPCLNLHNYPLTEWNGLLFEKNADGSGRDVAADMAGLGPQADLDFSGYALDRVELHECNYNWKTFIEVYLEDYHVGPFHPGLGSFVTCDDLRWEFKPEFSVQTVGVANRLGRAGSPVYQKWQEQLLKYRDGKPPKYGAIWLTYYPHVMIEWYPHVLTVSTLHPVSPTRTLNMVEFFYPEEIVAFEREFVEAQQAAYMETCVEDDEIAERMDAGRRALMLRGDNETGPYQSPMEDGMQQFHEWYRNAMQPQPV, encoded by the coding sequence ATGTCTGATTTAAGTCTTCAACTGCAGCAGGCCGCGAGCCAACTTCCAGTTACCGCGTATTTCGACGAGGCCTTGTACGCCCGCGAAATGCAGAACCTTTTCGCGCGAGGGCCCCGCTACGTCGGGCACCGACTGGCCGTGCCCGAGCCGGGTGACTTCCACACCCTGCCGCAGGAACACCAGGGCCGCGCGCTGGTCCACACGCCCAAGGGCGTGGAGCTCATTTCGAACGTCTGCCGCCACCGCCAGGCCCTCATCCTGCAGGGCCGGGGCCAGCTCGACACCCAGGCCGGCGGCAACATCGTCTGCCCGCTGCACCGCTGGACCTACGCCGCGAAAGACGCGCGCACCACCGGCACGCTGATCGGCGCCCCGCATTTCGACCAGGACCCGTGCCTGAACCTGCACAACTACCCGCTCACCGAATGGAACGGCCTTCTGTTCGAGAAGAACGCCGACGGCAGCGGCCGTGACGTGGCGGCCGACATGGCGGGCCTGGGCCCGCAGGCCGACCTCGACTTCTCGGGCTACGCGCTCGACCGCGTCGAGCTGCACGAGTGCAACTACAACTGGAAGACCTTCATCGAGGTCTACCTCGAGGACTACCACGTCGGCCCGTTCCACCCCGGCCTGGGCAGCTTCGTCACCTGCGACGACCTGCGCTGGGAGTTCAAGCCCGAGTTCTCGGTGCAGACGGTGGGCGTGGCCAACCGCCTGGGCCGCGCGGGCAGCCCGGTCTACCAGAAGTGGCAGGAGCAACTGCTCAAGTACCGCGACGGCAAGCCGCCGAAGTACGGCGCGATCTGGCTCACCTACTACCCGCACGTGATGATCGAGTGGTACCCGCACGTGCTCACCGTGTCGACGCTGCACCCGGTGAGCCCGACCAGGACGCTCAACATGGTCGAGTTCTTCTACCCTGAGGAAATCGTCGCCTTCGAGCGCGAGTTCGTCGAGGCCCAGCAGGCCGCCTACATGGAAACCTGCGTGGAAGACGACGAGATCGCCGAGCGCATGGACGCCGGCCGCCGCGCGCTCATGCTGCGCGGCGACAACGAAACGGGCCCTTACCAGAGCCCCATGGAAGACGGCATGCAGCAGTTCCACGAGTGGTACCGCAACGCCATGCAGCCACAACCCGTCTGA
- the xseB gene encoding exodeoxyribonuclease VII small subunit, whose translation MPKVPSPSTTSSAATPDTGPLPASYEAGLQELEQLVAELESGQLPLDQLLGSYQRGAALLGFCRDKLQAVEDQIKVLDAGSLKPWTAE comes from the coding sequence ATGCCCAAGGTGCCTTCTCCTTCCACGACCAGCTCGGCGGCCACGCCCGACACCGGGCCGTTGCCCGCCAGCTACGAAGCCGGGCTCCAGGAACTGGAACAACTGGTTGCAGAACTCGAATCGGGCCAGCTGCCGCTGGACCAGCTGCTGGGCAGCTACCAGCGTGGCGCCGCATTGCTCGGCTTCTGCCGCGACAAGCTGCAGGCGGTCGAAGACCAGATCAAGGTGCTCGACGCCGGCAGCCTCAAGCCCTGGACGGCCGAATGA
- a CDS encoding polyprenyl synthetase family protein, producing MTSTATTTAPWDAKTLAGWAEPHLATVEAALSRWVGVDAPVLLGDAMRYAVLDGGKRLRPLLVLAANEAVGGNAHAALRAACATELIHAYSLVHDDLPCMDNDVLRRGKPTVHVKFGEADALLAGDALQALAFELLAPEGDEVPAAMQALLCRLLARAAGSQGMAGGQAIDLASVGIALNETQLREMHRLKTGALLQGSVEMGAACGTVSPAALAALRDYGAAIGLAFQVVDDILDVTADSHTLGKTAGKDAAADKPTYVSLLGLDGARAQASQLLADAIAALNKSGLPDTAALRALAHMVVDRDR from the coding sequence ATGACTTCCACTGCCACCACCACCGCCCCCTGGGACGCGAAAACGCTGGCCGGCTGGGCCGAGCCTCACCTGGCCACCGTCGAAGCGGCGCTGTCGCGCTGGGTCGGCGTCGATGCGCCAGTGCTGCTGGGCGACGCCATGCGCTATGCCGTGCTCGACGGCGGCAAGCGGCTGCGGCCGCTGCTGGTGCTTGCGGCCAATGAAGCGGTCGGCGGCAACGCCCACGCCGCGCTGCGTGCGGCCTGCGCCACCGAACTCATCCACGCCTATTCGCTGGTGCACGACGACCTGCCGTGCATGGACAACGACGTGCTGCGCCGCGGCAAGCCCACCGTGCACGTGAAGTTCGGCGAAGCCGACGCGCTGCTCGCGGGCGACGCGCTGCAGGCGCTGGCCTTCGAACTGCTCGCGCCCGAAGGCGACGAGGTGCCCGCCGCGATGCAGGCCCTGCTGTGCCGCCTGCTGGCGCGCGCGGCCGGCAGCCAGGGCATGGCCGGCGGGCAGGCCATCGACCTGGCCAGTGTCGGCATCGCACTGAACGAAACCCAGCTGCGCGAAATGCACCGCCTGAAGACCGGCGCGCTGCTGCAGGGCAGCGTCGAGATGGGCGCCGCCTGCGGCACCGTGTCGCCGGCCGCGCTGGCGGCGCTGCGCGACTACGGCGCGGCCATCGGCCTCGCGTTCCAGGTGGTCGACGACATCCTCGACGTCACGGCCGACTCGCACACCCTGGGCAAGACCGCCGGCAAGGACGCCGCGGCCGACAAGCCCACCTACGTGTCGCTGCTTGGCCTGGACGGCGCGCGCGCGCAGGCAAGCCAGCTGCTCGCCGACGCGATCGCTGCGCTGAACAAGAGCGGCCTGCCCGATACCGCCGCACTGCGCGCCCTGGCCCACATGGTGGTCGACCGCGACCGCTGA
- the dxs gene encoding 1-deoxy-D-xylulose-5-phosphate synthase — protein sequence MAPLLPTLHDPSPIRQYDRAQLKQLSDEVRACVLDNVSRTGGHLSSNLGTVELTVALHHVFNTPHDRLVWDVGHQTYPHKILTGRRERMPTLRQLGGISGFPQRSESEYDTFGTAHSSTSISAALGMAMAAKQKGEKRHAVAIIGDGALTAGMAFEALNNAGVCDCKLLVILNDNDMSISPPVGALNRYLAQLMSGNFYAAAKNVGKSMLRNAPPLFELAKRLEQHAKGMVVPATLFEQFGFNYVGPIDGHDIDSLVPTLENLKHLDGPQFLHVVTKKGQGYKLAEADPVAYHGPGKFDPQVGLVKSTTAAKQTFTQVFGQWLCDTAAHDGRLVGITPAMREGSGLVEFEKRFPDRYYDVGIAEQHAVTFAAGLACEGLKPVVAIYSTFLQRAYDQLIHDVAIQNLPVVFALDRAGLVGADGATHAGAYDIPFLRCIPNMSIACPADERECRQLLTSAYEQSHPVAVRYPRGAGAGTTPNLTLDALPFGKGEIRREGRRIAILAFGTLLYPALTAAESLDATVVNMRWAKPLDVELLLQVAGTHDALVTLEEGAIMGGAGSAVVEALQAAGVQKPVLQLGLPDRFIEHGDPAKLLASIGLDADGIAAAIKKRFV from the coding sequence ATGGCTCCGCTGCTTCCCACTCTCCACGACCCTTCGCCGATCCGCCAGTACGACCGGGCCCAGCTCAAGCAGCTGTCCGACGAGGTGCGCGCCTGCGTGCTCGACAACGTCTCGCGCACCGGCGGCCACCTGAGCTCCAACCTCGGCACGGTCGAGCTGACGGTGGCGCTGCACCATGTGTTCAACACGCCGCACGACCGGCTGGTGTGGGACGTGGGCCACCAGACCTACCCGCACAAGATTCTTACGGGCCGGCGCGAGCGCATGCCCACGCTGCGCCAGCTGGGCGGCATCTCGGGCTTTCCGCAGAGGAGCGAGAGCGAGTACGACACCTTCGGCACCGCCCACTCGTCGACCAGCATCTCGGCCGCGCTCGGCATGGCCATGGCCGCCAAGCAGAAGGGCGAGAAGCGCCATGCCGTGGCCATCATCGGCGACGGCGCGCTCACGGCCGGCATGGCCTTCGAGGCGCTCAACAACGCGGGCGTGTGCGACTGCAAGCTGCTGGTGATCCTGAACGACAACGACATGTCGATCAGCCCGCCGGTGGGGGCGCTCAACCGCTACCTCGCGCAGCTCATGAGCGGCAATTTCTACGCCGCCGCCAAGAATGTCGGCAAGAGCATGTTGCGCAATGCGCCGCCGCTGTTCGAGCTGGCCAAGCGCCTGGAGCAGCATGCCAAGGGCATGGTCGTGCCGGCCACGCTGTTCGAGCAGTTCGGCTTCAACTACGTCGGCCCGATCGACGGCCACGACATCGACTCGCTGGTGCCCACGCTCGAGAACCTCAAGCACCTGGACGGCCCGCAGTTCCTGCACGTGGTCACGAAAAAGGGGCAGGGCTACAAGCTCGCCGAAGCCGACCCCGTGGCCTACCACGGCCCGGGCAAGTTCGATCCGCAGGTCGGGCTGGTCAAGTCGACCACGGCGGCCAAGCAGACCTTCACGCAGGTCTTCGGCCAGTGGCTGTGCGACACGGCCGCGCACGACGGCCGGCTCGTGGGCATCACGCCCGCGATGCGCGAAGGCTCGGGGCTCGTGGAGTTCGAAAAGCGCTTTCCTGATCGCTACTACGACGTCGGCATCGCCGAGCAGCACGCGGTCACGTTCGCTGCGGGCCTGGCCTGCGAGGGCCTCAAGCCCGTGGTCGCGATCTACTCGACCTTCCTGCAGCGCGCCTACGACCAGCTGATCCACGACGTGGCGATCCAGAACCTGCCCGTGGTGTTCGCGCTCGACCGCGCGGGCTTGGTGGGTGCCGATGGCGCGACGCATGCAGGCGCGTACGACATCCCGTTCCTGCGCTGCATCCCCAACATGAGCATCGCCTGCCCGGCCGACGAGCGCGAGTGCCGCCAGCTGCTGACGAGCGCCTACGAGCAAAGCCACCCGGTGGCCGTGCGCTACCCGCGCGGCGCGGGCGCCGGCACCACGCCGAACCTCACGCTCGACGCGCTGCCCTTCGGCAAGGGCGAGATTCGCCGCGAAGGCCGGCGCATCGCCATCCTCGCCTTCGGCACGCTGCTGTACCCGGCGCTCACGGCGGCCGAATCGCTCGACGCCACCGTGGTCAACATGCGCTGGGCCAAGCCGCTGGACGTCGAATTGCTGTTGCAGGTCGCGGGCACGCACGACGCGCTCGTCACGCTCGAAGAGGGCGCCATCATGGGCGGCGCGGGCAGTGCGGTGGTCGAGGCCCTGCAGGCTGCCGGCGTCCAGAAGCCGGTGCTGCAGCTGGGCCTGCCCGACCGCTTCATCGAGCACGGCGATCCGGCCAAGCTGCTCGCATCGATCGGTCTCGATGCCGACGGCATTGCCGCCGCAATCAAGAAACGCTTCGTTTGA
- a CDS encoding TRAP transporter substrate-binding protein, whose protein sequence is MDRRSLIKNAGIAGVLAAGIAPAVHAQAAVRWRLASSFPRSLDTIFGSAEMLSKTVKALSGGKFEISVHPAGELMPAFGVVDALQADTLEMAQSAAYYFTGKDPIFAFSCAVPFGLTARQNDSWKEYGNGRKLLDAFFAQYNFRTASAGNTGTQMGGWYRKEIKTVEDLKGLKMRMGGGVFGEAMAKLGVVSQNMPAGDVYQSLEKGTLDAAEFVGPHDDEKLGFNKVAPFYYYPGWWEGGADLEFFINNKAFAKLSDENKAILEAATKVAARDMTAKYDAYNPVALKRLVAAKTQLKAFPKAVMDAGFKASMEVFALHEGKSPEFKKIHQDMRAFQRDQILWNRFSEYPFNQYMNSVKI, encoded by the coding sequence ATGGATCGTCGTTCCCTCATCAAAAACGCGGGCATCGCCGGCGTTTTGGCCGCTGGCATCGCACCTGCCGTCCATGCGCAGGCCGCGGTTCGCTGGCGCCTGGCCTCGAGCTTCCCCCGCTCTCTGGACACCATCTTCGGCAGCGCTGAAATGCTCTCGAAGACGGTCAAGGCCCTGTCCGGCGGCAAGTTCGAAATCTCGGTGCACCCCGCCGGCGAGCTGATGCCCGCATTCGGCGTGGTCGATGCCCTGCAGGCCGACACGCTCGAAATGGCGCAATCCGCCGCCTACTACTTCACCGGCAAGGACCCGATCTTCGCGTTCAGCTGCGCTGTTCCCTTCGGCCTCACGGCCCGCCAGAACGACTCGTGGAAAGAGTACGGCAACGGCCGCAAGCTGCTCGACGCCTTCTTCGCGCAGTACAACTTCCGCACCGCCAGCGCCGGCAACACCGGCACGCAGATGGGCGGCTGGTACCGCAAGGAAATCAAGACCGTCGAAGACCTCAAGGGCCTGAAGATGCGCATGGGCGGCGGCGTGTTCGGCGAGGCCATGGCCAAGCTGGGCGTGGTGTCGCAGAACATGCCGGCCGGCGACGTGTACCAGTCGCTCGAAAAGGGCACGCTGGACGCCGCCGAATTCGTCGGCCCGCACGACGACGAAAAGCTGGGCTTCAACAAGGTCGCTCCGTTCTACTACTACCCCGGCTGGTGGGAAGGCGGCGCCGACCTCGAGTTCTTCATCAACAACAAGGCGTTTGCCAAGCTGTCGGACGAGAACAAGGCCATCCTCGAAGCCGCGACCAAGGTTGCCGCACGCGACATGACCGCCAAGTACGACGCCTACAACCCCGTGGCACTGAAGCGCCTCGTGGCTGCCAAGACGCAGCTCAAGGCCTTCCCGAAGGCCGTGATGGACGCCGGCTTCAAGGCCTCGATGGAAGTGTTCGCGCTTCACGAAGGCAAGTCGCCCGAGTTCAAGAAGATCCACCAGGACATGCGCGCCTTCCAGCGCGACCAGATCCTGTGGAACCGCTTCTCGGAGTACCCGTTCAACCAGTACATGAACTCGGTCAAGATCTGA
- a CDS encoding TRAP transporter large permease, with amino-acid sequence MEFIVANFAPIMFAGLICFLLLGFPVAFSLGACGLFFGLVGIELGVFQASVMAWLPQRLIGIMANDTLLAVPFFTLMGLILERSGMAEDLLDTVGQVFGPMRGGLALAVIFVGALLAATTGVVAASVISMGLISLPIMLRYGYDRRLASGVIAASGTLAQIIPPSLVLIIMADQLGKSVGDMYKGAFLPGFMLMGMYVLYVVFLAIFKPAQVPALPPEARTFREPNGGGGYASLVGITALSAVVAVFLARNMETVHTWFQGEPVTFVATDEKVVVAMCGGVFVALVIALINKGLKLNLLSRLAERVTFVLIPPLLLIFLVLGTIFLGVATPTEGGAMGAMGALIMAWVRRRMSFSLLKQALGSTTRLSSFVMFILIGATVFSLVFQAADGPIWVEHLLTSLPGGPVGFLIAVNVLIFFLAFFLDYFELSFIVVPLLAPVAHKMGIDLIWFGVLLAVNMQTSFMHPPFGFALFFLRSVAPEKQYVDRVTQKVMEPVTTMQIYKGAIPFVLIQLTMVGVLIAFPQIVTGSLDKEVKVNLDDIGAQMRDSLKPEEGQPAADPYGGAEESEPKVEVPGAEGAAPAAPAAAPSSTPEPAAETGETDPMKAMQDALKSPPQKP; translated from the coding sequence ATGGAATTCATTGTTGCCAATTTCGCCCCGATCATGTTCGCGGGGCTGATCTGCTTCCTGCTATTGGGCTTTCCCGTCGCGTTCAGCCTCGGCGCCTGCGGCCTGTTCTTCGGGCTCGTGGGTATCGAGCTGGGCGTGTTCCAGGCCTCCGTCATGGCCTGGCTGCCGCAGCGGCTCATCGGCATCATGGCCAACGACACGCTGCTCGCGGTGCCCTTCTTCACGCTGATGGGGCTCATATTGGAGCGCAGCGGCATGGCGGAAGACCTGCTCGACACGGTCGGCCAGGTCTTCGGCCCGATGCGCGGCGGCCTTGCCCTGGCGGTGATCTTCGTCGGCGCGCTGCTGGCGGCCACCACCGGCGTGGTGGCGGCTTCGGTCATCTCGATGGGTCTGATCTCGCTGCCCATCATGCTGCGCTACGGCTACGACCGGCGCCTGGCCAGCGGCGTGATCGCCGCCTCGGGCACGCTGGCGCAGATCATTCCGCCCTCGCTGGTGCTGATCATCATGGCCGACCAGCTCGGCAAGAGCGTCGGCGACATGTACAAGGGCGCGTTCCTGCCCGGCTTCATGCTGATGGGCATGTACGTGCTGTACGTGGTGTTCCTCGCGATCTTCAAGCCCGCGCAGGTGCCGGCGCTGCCGCCCGAGGCACGCACCTTCCGCGAACCCAACGGCGGTGGCGGCTACGCCTCGCTGGTGGGCATCACCGCGCTGTCGGCCGTCGTGGCCGTGTTCCTGGCGCGCAACATGGAGACCGTGCACACCTGGTTCCAGGGCGAGCCCGTGACCTTCGTGGCCACCGACGAGAAGGTCGTGGTCGCCATGTGCGGCGGCGTGTTCGTGGCGCTGGTGATCGCGCTGATCAACAAGGGCCTCAAGCTCAACCTGCTGTCGCGCCTGGCCGAACGGGTCACCTTCGTGCTGATCCCGCCGCTGCTGCTGATCTTCCTGGTGCTGGGCACCATCTTCCTGGGCGTGGCCACGCCGACCGAAGGCGGCGCGATGGGCGCCATGGGCGCGCTGATCATGGCCTGGGTGCGCCGTCGCATGAGCTTCTCGCTGCTCAAGCAGGCGCTGGGCTCGACCACGCGGCTGTCCAGCTTCGTGATGTTCATCCTGATCGGCGCCACGGTGTTCAGCCTGGTGTTTCAGGCCGCCGACGGCCCGATCTGGGTCGAGCACCTGCTGACCTCGCTGCCCGGCGGCCCGGTGGGCTTCCTGATCGCGGTGAACGTGCTGATCTTCTTCCTGGCGTTCTTCCTCGACTACTTCGAGCTGTCGTTCATCGTGGTGCCGCTGCTGGCCCCGGTGGCGCACAAGATGGGCATCGACCTGATCTGGTTCGGCGTGCTGCTGGCGGTGAACATGCAGACCTCGTTCATGCACCCGCCCTTCGGCTTTGCGCTGTTCTTCCTGCGCTCGGTCGCCCCCGAGAAGCAGTACGTGGACCGCGTCACGCAGAAGGTCATGGAGCCCGTGACCACGATGCAGATCTACAAGGGTGCGATTCCCTTCGTGCTGATCCAGCTGACGATGGTGGGCGTGCTGATCGCCTTCCCACAGATCGTGACGGGCAGCCTCGACAAGGAAGTGAAGGTCAACCTCGACGACATCGGTGCGCAGATGCGCGACAGCCTGAAGCCCGAAGAAGGCCAACCGGCAGCCGACCCGTACGGCGGCGCCGAAGAATCCGAGCCGAAGGTCGAAGTGCCGGGCGCGGAAGGCGCGGCACCTGCCGCACCTGCAGCCGCCCCGTCTTCGACGCCCGAGCCGGCGGCCGAGACCGGCGAGACCGATCCGATGAAGGCGATGCAGGACGCGTTGAAGTCGCCGCCGCAGAAGCCCTGA
- a CDS encoding TRAP transporter small permease subunit — translation MQGLLKLSRAIDWLNAQVGKYAIWLILAATVISALNAIVRKVFNTSSNAFLEVQWYLFAWSFLVAAGLTLLQREHVRIDVLNSRLSKRTQVWIDIVGFTLFLTPLCVTVLWLSMPVVIQMYQSGEMSGNSGGLIRWPVWVALPVGFVLLMLQGWSELIKRIAFLRGEGPDPMGRLTDKTAEDELIEALRRQAEADAAAAKPQH, via the coding sequence ATGCAAGGCTTGCTCAAGCTGTCCCGGGCCATTGACTGGCTCAATGCCCAGGTCGGCAAATACGCCATCTGGCTCATCCTGGCCGCCACGGTGATCAGCGCCCTCAACGCGATCGTCCGCAAGGTCTTCAACACCAGTTCCAACGCCTTCCTCGAAGTGCAGTGGTACCTCTTTGCCTGGTCGTTCCTGGTGGCCGCCGGCCTCACGCTGCTGCAGCGGGAACACGTGCGCATCGACGTGCTGAACAGCCGCCTGTCCAAGCGCACGCAGGTGTGGATCGACATCGTCGGCTTCACCCTCTTCCTGACGCCGCTGTGCGTCACGGTGCTGTGGCTGTCGATGCCGGTGGTGATCCAGATGTACCAGTCGGGCGAGATGTCCGGCAACTCGGGCGGCCTGATCCGCTGGCCGGTGTGGGTGGCACTGCCGGTGGGCTTCGTGCTGCTGATGCTGCAGGGCTGGTCGGAACTCATCAAGCGCATCGCGTTCCTGCGCGGCGAAGGTCCTGACCCGATGGGCCGCCTGACCGACAAGACCGCCGAAGACGAACTCATCGAGGCGCTGCGTCGCCAGGCCGAGGCGGACGCCGCCGCGGCCAAGCCCCAGCACTGA
- a CDS encoding SUMF1/EgtB/PvdO family nonheme iron enzyme — MAQTPRPPPAPAAAGPLSIDSPDMRRAGRDLLSLALIDARNHTLHLLSLFEQALGESMRVAQQPAVVPPVWLAGHIGWFAEWWIGRNTQRAFGIDCPVRPTRLAAIDPDADDWWNPAQGAADRCWSPDLPGLGQTKAYLLETLESTLELLENAAETDAGLYFYRLALFHEDLRGEQLVVLAQTLGLPLNIEPTPVAVTREPLLLPATRWELGLPEHSGFLFAQEGGAHRVDVPEFEIDAQPVTWDQYIEFVDDGGYDREELWHSDGWRWLAAQTEGRRGPRHVEQIGVARNGTGGSVLQQRFGVTVRAAGHHSAVHLSWWEADAWARWAGRRIATEVEWEIAAHTAARRGFRWADVHEWTAGTLQPWPGFRADPWSAGGEFDPVAAFGRARVLRGASFATRARLRSPRRRGFALPDSDDGFFGFRTCAV, encoded by the coding sequence ATGGCCCAGACTCCGCGCCCTCCACCGGCCCCGGCGGCAGCGGGCCCGCTGTCGATCGACTCCCCCGACATGCGCCGCGCCGGCCGCGACCTGCTTTCGCTGGCCCTCATCGACGCCCGCAACCACACGCTGCACCTGCTGTCCCTGTTCGAACAGGCGCTGGGCGAAAGCATGCGCGTGGCGCAGCAGCCGGCGGTGGTGCCGCCGGTCTGGCTGGCGGGCCACATCGGCTGGTTCGCCGAATGGTGGATCGGGCGCAACACCCAGCGCGCCTTCGGCATCGACTGCCCCGTGCGCCCCACGCGGCTGGCTGCCATCGACCCCGACGCCGACGACTGGTGGAACCCCGCCCAGGGCGCGGCCGATCGTTGCTGGTCGCCCGACCTGCCGGGCCTGGGCCAGACCAAGGCCTACCTGCTCGAAACCCTCGAGAGCACGCTCGAACTGCTCGAGAACGCCGCCGAGACCGACGCCGGCCTGTACTTCTACCGGCTCGCGCTGTTCCATGAAGACCTGCGCGGTGAACAGCTCGTGGTGCTGGCGCAGACGCTGGGCCTGCCGCTGAACATCGAGCCGACGCCCGTTGCCGTCACGCGCGAGCCGCTGCTGCTGCCGGCCACGCGCTGGGAGCTCGGCCTGCCCGAACACAGCGGTTTCCTGTTTGCGCAGGAAGGCGGGGCGCACCGCGTCGACGTGCCCGAGTTCGAGATCGACGCCCAGCCCGTCACCTGGGACCAGTACATCGAGTTCGTCGACGACGGCGGCTACGACCGCGAGGAGCTGTGGCACAGCGACGGCTGGCGCTGGCTCGCCGCGCAGACCGAAGGCCGGCGCGGACCGCGCCACGTGGAGCAGATCGGCGTGGCCCGCAACGGCACGGGCGGTTCGGTGCTGCAGCAGCGCTTCGGCGTCACCGTGCGCGCGGCCGGGCACCACAGCGCCGTGCACCTGAGCTGGTGGGAGGCCGACGCTTGGGCGCGCTGGGCCGGCCGGCGCATCGCGACCGAGGTCGAATGGGAAATCGCGGCCCACACGGCCGCGCGGCGCGGCTTCCGCTGGGCCGATGTGCACGAGTGGACCGCAGGCACGCTGCAGCCCTGGCCGGGCTTCCGGGCCGACCCGTGGAGCGCGGGCGGTGAGTTCGACCCGGTGGCTGCATTCGGCCGGGCGCGGGTGCTGCGCGGCGCTTCGTTCGCGACCCGCGCGCGCCTGCGCTCACCGCGCCGCCGTGGCTTTGCGCTGCCTGATTCCGACGACGGCTTCTTCGGCTTCCGCACCTGCGCGGTGTAG
- a CDS encoding MFS transporter translates to MTVLRSDIPARLDRLPWSRWHWRVVIALGVAWILDGLEVTLVGSIGAVLERPDTLGLTAGEIGWSGSIYIAGAVIGALVFGRLTDRLGRKKLFLLTLVVYTIGTLATAFSPNFAFFALCRFVTGLGIGGEYAAINSAIDELIPARVRGRVNLAINGSFWIGAALGAALSLVLLDARVIGPVWGWRAGFALGAVLAVAILLVRRHVPESPRWLIAHGRADEAERIVADIEREVEVQHGPLPTPQGHVTYTAARQNSPPMREVARVLLRRYPARSMVAVALMVSQAFFYNAIFFTYALVLTRFYGVAEGRVALYIFPFALGNVLGPLLLGPLFDSVGRRKMIALTYVLAGVGLALTGWAFMQGWLDARSQALCWSAVFFLASAAASSAYLTVSEVFPLEMRAMAIAIFYAIGMGAGGFVAPVLFGLLIETGSRGAVMVGYLIGAVLVIVAGLLALRYAADAERKPLEEVAPPLSSEAGGERP, encoded by the coding sequence ATGACGGTTCTGCGCAGCGACATCCCTGCCCGCCTGGACCGCCTGCCGTGGTCGCGCTGGCATTGGCGCGTGGTGATCGCGCTGGGCGTGGCCTGGATTCTCGACGGCCTCGAGGTCACGCTGGTGGGTTCCATCGGCGCGGTGCTGGAGCGGCCCGACACGCTCGGGCTTACGGCGGGAGAGATCGGCTGGTCGGGCTCGATCTACATCGCGGGCGCAGTGATCGGCGCGCTGGTCTTCGGGCGGCTCACCGACCGACTCGGGCGCAAGAAGCTCTTCTTGCTCACGCTCGTGGTCTACACGATCGGCACGCTGGCCACGGCCTTCTCACCCAACTTCGCCTTCTTTGCGCTGTGCCGCTTCGTCACGGGGCTAGGCATCGGCGGCGAGTACGCGGCCATCAACTCGGCGATCGACGAACTCATTCCGGCGCGCGTGCGCGGGCGCGTCAACCTCGCAATCAACGGCAGCTTCTGGATCGGTGCGGCGCTCGGCGCGGCGCTGAGCCTGGTGCTGCTCGATGCGCGCGTGATCGGCCCGGTGTGGGGCTGGCGCGCGGGCTTTGCGCTGGGCGCGGTGCTGGCGGTGGCCATCCTGCTGGTGCGGCGCCATGTGCCCGAGAGCCCGCGCTGGCTCATCGCGCACGGACGCGCGGATGAGGCCGAGCGCATCGTCGCGGACATCGAGCGCGAAGTCGAAGTGCAGCACGGCCCACTGCCCACTCCGCAAGGCCATGTGACGTACACCGCCGCGCGCCAGAACAGCCCGCCGATGCGCGAGGTGGCGCGCGTGCTGTTGCGGCGCTACCCGGCGCGCAGCATGGTGGCCGTGGCGCTGATGGTGTCGCAGGCGTTTTTCTACAACGCGATCTTCTTCACCTACGCGCTGGTGCTGACGCGCTTCTACGGCGTGGCCGAAGGCCGCGTGGCGCTGTACATCTTTCCGTTCGCGCTGGGCAACGTGCTCGGGCCGCTGCTGCTGGGCCCACTGTTCGACAGCGTGGGCCGGCGCAAGATGATCGCGCTGACCTATGTGCTGGCCGGCGTGGGCCTGGCGCTCACGGGCTGGGCCTTCATGCAGGGCTGGCTCGACGCGCGCAGCCAGGCGCTGTGCTGGTCGGCGGTGTTCTTCCTGGCGTCGGCCGCGGCCAGTTCGGCCTACCTGACGGTGAGCGAGGTGTTCCCGCTCGAGATGCGCGCCATGGCCATCGCGATCTTCTATGCCATCGGCATGGGCGCGGGCGGCTTCGTGGCACCGGTGCTGTTCGGACTGCTGATCGAAACCGGCAGCCGCGGCGCGGTGATGGTGGGCTACCTGATCGGCGCCGTGCTGGTCATCGTCGCGGGGCTGTTGGCGTTGCGCTACGCGGCCGATGCGGAGCGCAAGCCGCTGGAAGAAGTGGCGCCGCCGCTGTCGTCGGAAGCGGGCGGCGAGCGGCCCTGA